Below is a window of Deltaproteobacteria bacterium DNA.
CAAATTCGCTCGCGGGCGCGCTGCTGGGATTGCTGCCGCGCACATGGGTCGCGCGGGTCGTCGGGCGTTATCTGCGCCGACTTTCGATCGATAACCCATCCTCGCGCTAGGCCGAGCGCTCCGTGGGGAACTGTGGCCGCCACGCCTCGAATCCGCCGGTGATACTGCACACGTCGGTGAATCCGCGCGAACGCAGGAAATCCGCGCCGCCGACACTCACGTAGCCGTGATAGCAATAGACGACAATGCGCGCGTCCTTGGGCGTTTTTTTGACGAAATCCTCGACGTTGTCGTCACGCAGGTGGACCGCGCCGGGGACGTGAGCGCTGGCGTAGTCGCGTCCCATGCGCACGTCGACGAAGACAGCGGTCTTTTCGTCGAAGAGGCGTTTGGCTTCCTCTACGTCGATCTCGCAAACCTCGGGCTCCTCGTACATGAATGATCTCCCGCGCCGGAACTACGCG
It encodes the following:
- a CDS encoding thiosulfate sulfurtransferase — its product is MYEEPEVCEIDVEEAKRLFDEKTAVFVDVRMGRDYASAHVPGAVHLRDDNVEDFVKKTPKDARIVVYCYHGYVSVGGADFLRSRGFTDVCSITGGFEAWRPQFPTERSA